A genomic stretch from Lysobacterales bacterium includes:
- a CDS encoding class 1 fructose-bisphosphatase: protein MPPVSLTRYLIEKQHADGRIKADLRLLIEVVARACKEISVAIGKGALGNVLGSADEENVQGEVQKKLDVIANEILLDANEWGGHLAALASEEMEHPHPIPHRYPKGEYLLLFDPLDGSSNIDVNISVGTIFSVLRCPDGVTEPDESAFLQPGSRQVAAGYAVYGPSTLLVLTVGDGVAVFTLDRERGSFMLTADNLRIPEDTREFAINASNQRWWQPPVQRYIGELLAGRDGPRGADFNMRWVASMVADVHRILSRGGIFMYPRDNKDPAKPGRLRLMYEANPMAMIVEQAGGAASTGLERILDVQPTGLHQRIPVILGSRNEVERVAAYHLAG from the coding sequence ATGCCCCCTGTGTCGCTCACCCGCTACCTGATCGAGAAGCAGCACGCCGACGGCCGCATCAAGGCCGATCTGCGCCTTCTGATCGAGGTGGTCGCACGCGCCTGCAAGGAGATCTCGGTGGCGATCGGCAAGGGCGCGCTGGGCAACGTGCTCGGCAGCGCGGACGAGGAGAACGTCCAGGGCGAGGTGCAGAAGAAGCTGGACGTGATCGCCAACGAGATCCTGCTCGACGCCAACGAGTGGGGCGGCCACCTGGCGGCGCTGGCCTCGGAGGAGATGGAGCATCCCCACCCGATCCCGCACCGCTATCCCAAGGGTGAGTACCTGCTGTTGTTCGACCCGCTGGACGGCTCTTCCAACATCGACGTCAACATTTCGGTGGGCACCATCTTCTCGGTGCTGCGCTGCCCGGACGGCGTCACCGAGCCCGACGAGTCGGCCTTCCTGCAGCCGGGCAGCCGGCAGGTCGCTGCCGGCTACGCCGTCTACGGGCCCAGCACCCTGCTGGTGCTGACCGTCGGCGACGGCGTGGCGGTGTTCACCCTGGACCGCGAGCGCGGCAGCTTCATGCTCACCGCCGACAACCTGCGCATCCCCGAGGACACCCGCGAGTTCGCGATCAACGCCTCCAACCAGCGCTGGTGGCAGCCGCCGGTGCAGCGCTACATCGGCGAGCTGCTGGCCGGCCGCGACGGCCCGCGCGGCGCCGACTTCAATATGCGCTGGGTGGCCTCGATGGTCGCCGACGTGCACCGCATCCTCAGCCGCGGCGGCATCTTCATGTATCCGCGCGACAACAAGGACCCCGCCAAGCCGGGCCGGCTGCGCCTGATGTACGAGGCCAACCCGATGGCGATGATCGTCGAGCAGGCCGGCGGCGCCGCCAGCACCGGCCTGGAACGCATCCTCGACGTGCAACCGACCGGCCTGCACCAGCGGATCCCGGTGATCCTGGGCTCGCGCAACGAGGTCGAGCGGGTCGCCGCCTACCACCTTGCCGGTTGA
- a CDS encoding GlsB/YeaQ/YmgE family stress response membrane protein: MSVEALIIWLVVGGVAGWLAGQIVRGYGFGLVGNIVIGIVGAFLAGWLLPGLGLGLTGIVGAIIYAMIGAIVLLLLIGLIRRA; the protein is encoded by the coding sequence ATGAGCGTGGAAGCACTCATCATCTGGCTGGTGGTCGGCGGCGTCGCCGGCTGGCTGGCCGGGCAGATCGTCCGCGGTTACGGCTTCGGTCTTGTCGGCAATATCGTCATCGGCATCGTCGGTGCGTTCCTGGCCGGCTGGCTGTTGCCCGGGCTGGGCCTGGGACTGACCGGCATCGTCGGCGCGATCATCTACGCGATGATCGGCGCGATCGTCCTGCTGCTGTTGATCGGCCTTATCCGGCGCGCCTAG